A genome region from Leguminivora glycinivorella isolate SPB_JAAS2020 chromosome 13, LegGlyc_1.1, whole genome shotgun sequence includes the following:
- the LOC125232663 gene encoding uncharacterized protein LOC125232663 has translation MEGLRDLTTVKIQNKGGGKALVISSAYLPYEAADPITTQLRDLVDYGSRANTDLIIGCDANAHHVIWGSSDVNRRGEKVPEFLVSSSLQLLNKGNEPTFVNARRGEVIDITLASNNAIQERMSAILRVRMNVYV, from the exons ATGGAGGGGCTAAG GGATCTGACCACGGTCAAGATCCAGAATAAAGGGGGGGGTAAGGCACTAGTCATCTCATCAGCCTACCTTCCTTACGAGGCGGCGGATCCCATCACCACACAACTGCGGGATCTCGTCGACTACGGCAGCCGGGCGAACACTGACCTGATCATCGGCTGCGATGCGAATGCACACCACGTCATCTGGGGAAGCTCGGATGTCAACAGAAGAGGAGAGAAGGTACCGGAATTCCTGGTAAGCTCTTCACTACAACTCTTGAATAAAGGCAATGAGCCGACATTCGTCAATGCTAGGCGAGGTGAGGTCATTGATATAACGCTAGCGTCCAACAACGCAA TCCAAGAGcgtatgtccgccatcttgcgcGTGCGCATGAACGTGTACGTGTAA